In the Myxococcales bacterium genome, one interval contains:
- a CDS encoding alpha/beta fold hydrolase translates to METNLFYPETGDGWQLYLKRSRDPGTFNARLRPLAIVPGYGMNSFILGYHPNGLSMVEYLTGAGFEVWTMNLRSQEGTTQRGGPRDYGFREIVREDLPAVFEIVRAKTRSRRKRIDVIGCSLGGTYVYAYAALHRRNPLASIVGLGAPLRWVEIHPALRVAFSSPALIGKLRLFYTRQLCRLGLPIAARIPKLLHLYLHPEIVDLSQSGKLVQTVEDPNPRLNREIAEWIRDRDLTIDGVNISEAFRQVTNPLLCLTTNADGIVPLATALTALDLASSAVKDTHVAGTNSIPMAHADLYISRYAQEQAFVPLSNWLLARYNT, encoded by the coding sequence TTGGAAACGAATCTTTTTTATCCGGAAACCGGCGACGGGTGGCAACTGTACCTCAAACGCAGCCGCGATCCCGGCACCTTCAACGCCCGGTTGCGTCCGCTGGCGATCGTGCCCGGCTACGGGATGAATTCGTTCATTCTCGGCTACCATCCCAACGGGTTGTCCATGGTGGAATACCTGACCGGGGCCGGCTTCGAGGTCTGGACGATGAACCTGCGCTCGCAGGAGGGGACGACCCAGCGCGGCGGCCCGCGCGATTACGGCTTCCGCGAAATCGTCCGCGAGGATCTGCCGGCGGTGTTCGAGATCGTCCGCGCCAAGACGCGGTCGCGGCGCAAACGGATCGACGTGATCGGTTGCAGCCTCGGCGGCACCTACGTTTACGCCTACGCCGCGCTGCACCGGCGCAATCCGCTGGCCAGCATCGTCGGCCTCGGGGCGCCGTTGCGCTGGGTGGAAATTCATCCGGCCTTGCGCGTGGCGTTTTCCTCGCCGGCGCTGATCGGCAAGTTGCGGCTGTTTTACACGCGCCAGTTGTGCCGCCTCGGACTGCCGATCGCCGCGCGCATTCCGAAGTTGCTGCACCTCTACCTGCACCCGGAAATCGTCGATCTGTCGCAAAGCGGCAAGCTCGTGCAAACCGTCGAGGACCCCAATCCGCGACTCAACCGCGAAATCGCCGAATGGATCCGCGACCGCGATTTGACGATCGACGGCGTCAACATCAGCGAAGCGTTTCGCCAGGTGACCAATCCGTTGCTTTGCCTGACGACCAACGCCGACGGCATCGTGCCGCTGGCGACCGCGCTGACGGCCTTGGACCTGGCTTCATCGGCGGTCAAGGACACCCACGTCGCCGGCACCAATTCAATTCCGATGGCGCATGCCGATCTCTACATCAGCCGCTACGCCCAGGAACAGGCCTTCGTGCCGCTCAGTAACTGGCTGCTGGCGCGTTACAATACGTAA
- a CDS encoding acyltransferase family protein, which translates to MQTIETKDLGTGDGTKLTAPKQYFEWMETLRGLGVLLVLFGHLKPHPFLLSYLQSIMLALFIFAAGFLFNAKNVSTSGVYLKKRFRILIVPYFWFTVLTFVFWVVLFGGISSLVGSGDGAAMPDAIGSVDMPKAALAPGHQAKPGPLALFLLFLLPALYGNSKFMWYNLPLWFLPGIFMVDWIFTSVFRKCKTERKLLTWLIVLSLLGYLIGRTHLPFPWNVDTAMMIAVYYGLGYIFRQRYGEGWHWPWPIKLLIALALLGVSFFFIWLNPDAHPSFNWLGNLFYYHAGALSGVLAFMLFSQLLAKLHVPPESARTAPGRVVYKILGAIPALCNYFGRHSLIVIGVQVPAMSLFMTFNHLVFGMMVKEKIYSTGWAFYFMVGASLLMVPMIYAINRWAPWMLGREKKKKAAPPAVDSPPR; encoded by the coding sequence ATGCAAACAATTGAGACAAAAGACTTGGGCACCGGCGACGGCACGAAGTTGACCGCGCCGAAACAATATTTCGAATGGATGGAAACCCTGCGCGGCCTCGGCGTGCTGCTGGTTCTGTTCGGACACCTGAAACCCCATCCGTTTTTGCTCAGCTACTTGCAGTCGATCATGCTGGCCTTGTTTATTTTTGCCGCCGGTTTTCTGTTCAACGCCAAAAATGTTTCCACCTCCGGCGTTTACCTGAAAAAACGCTTTCGCATTCTGATCGTTCCCTATTTCTGGTTCACCGTCCTGACCTTCGTGTTCTGGGTGGTTTTATTCGGCGGCATCAGTTCGCTGGTCGGTTCGGGGGACGGCGCGGCCATGCCGGACGCGATCGGCTCGGTGGACATGCCCAAGGCGGCCCTCGCGCCCGGCCATCAGGCCAAGCCCGGGCCGTTGGCCTTGTTCCTGTTGTTTCTGTTGCCGGCGTTGTACGGCAATTCCAAGTTCATGTGGTACAACCTGCCGTTGTGGTTCCTGCCCGGAATTTTCATGGTCGACTGGATTTTCACTTCCGTGTTCCGGAAGTGCAAAACCGAGCGGAAACTGCTGACCTGGCTGATCGTCCTGTCCCTGCTGGGGTATTTGATCGGCCGGACGCACCTGCCTTTCCCCTGGAACGTCGATACCGCGATGATGATCGCGGTTTATTACGGCCTGGGGTACATCTTCCGGCAGCGGTATGGCGAAGGTTGGCATTGGCCGTGGCCGATCAAACTGCTCATCGCCCTGGCGCTGTTGGGCGTCAGCTTCTTTTTCATCTGGCTCAACCCCGACGCGCATCCTTCGTTCAATTGGCTGGGCAACCTGTTTTACTACCATGCCGGGGCGCTCAGCGGCGTGCTCGCCTTCATGTTGTTTTCGCAACTGCTCGCCAAGCTCCACGTACCGCCGGAGTCGGCGCGCACCGCGCCGGGCCGCGTCGTTTACAAAATCCTGGGCGCGATTCCCGCCCTGTGCAATTATTTCGGCCGCCATTCGTTGATCGTCATCGGCGTACAGGTTCCCGCCATGTCGCTGTTCATGACGTTCAACCACCTCGTTTTCGGGATGATGGTCAAGGAAAAAATCTATTCCACCGGCTGGGCCTTTTATTTCATGGTCGGCGCGTCGTTGCTGATGGTGCCGATGATCTACGCGATCAACCGCTGGGCGCCGTGGATGCTGGGCCGGGAAAAAAAGAAAAAAGCCGCCCCGCC